From Saccopteryx leptura isolate mSacLep1 chromosome 3, mSacLep1_pri_phased_curated, whole genome shotgun sequence, one genomic window encodes:
- the H6PD gene encoding GDH/6PGL endoplasmic bifunctional protein isoform X1 produces MGCDLKKSSLLPAGQTELMSQVWALRWERGQGGGGGPLTFTSSSSPAPWLPGTEGQSCFLLGFPRNRWSARGGTAVHVPPRATSSTWAKTKTGSPFCPRPSGWPVSAAVWRSAELCFQRLPGFWKMLTVAVCMAFLGCLQAQELQGHVSIILLGATGDLAKKYLWQGLFQLYLDEAAKGPSFSFHGAALTPTEQGQEVMAKVLESLSCPKDVAPGHCANLKDQFQRLSQYRQLNTTEDYETLSKDIEARVQREGLQEAGRIFYFSVPPFAYADIARSINSSCRPGPGAWLRVVLEKPFGHDLPSAQQLAAELGSVFQEEEMYRVDHYLGKQALAQILPFRDQNRKALEGLWNRHHVERVEIIVKETVDAKGRTSFYEEYGVIRDILQNHLTEILTLVAMELPHNVSSSQAVLQHKLQAFQALRGLRRSSAVVGQYQAYSQQVRSELHKPSSFHSRTPTFAGVLIHMDNLRWEGVPFLLMSGKALDERVGYVRVLFKNRAYCAQSEERWAGAQSRCLPQQIVFHIGHGALGSPAVLVSRNLFRPTLPSSSWKEVEGRPELRLFGLPLSDYYAYSPVREQDAYSTLISHIFHGRKDSFITTENLLASWLFWTPLLDSLAHETPRLYPGGSENGHLLDFEFSGSQLAFSLQQAEQLVPGPGAAPMPSDFQVLTATYRDSPLVAAWPEELIVKLADDIEATAANAVRRFGQFHLALSGGSSPVALFQQLATGHYSFPWAHTHLWLVDERCVPLWDPESNFQGLQTHLLQHVRVPYYNVHPMPVHLHQRLCAEEDQGAQVYAEEISALVTNGSFDLVLLGMGTDGHTASLFPQSPTGLDGEPLVVLTESPIGPHHRMSLSLPLINRARKVVVLVMGRLKREITMLVSRVGHEPKKWPISGVLPDSGQLVWYMDYEAFLG; encoded by the exons ATGGGCTGTGATTTGAAGaaatcctccctccttcctgctgggCAAACAGAGTTGATGTCACAGGTGTGGGCGCTGCgttgggagagggggcagggcggAGGCGGCGGCCCACTGACCTTTACCTCCAGCTCCTCTCCCGCCCCCTGGCTGCCGGGAACAGAGGGCCAGAGCTGCTTCCTCCTGGGGTTTCCCAGAAACCGCTGGAGCGCCCGCGGGGGCACCGCTGTGCATGTGCCCCCCAGAGCTACCTCTTCCACCTGGGCAAAAACAAAGACTGGAAGCCCATTCTGCCCCAGGCCCTCTGGCTGGCCAGTGTCCGCAGCTGTGTGGAGGTCAGCAGAGCTGTGCTTTCAAAG GCTGCCTGGCTTTTGGAAGATGCTCACAGTGGCAGTGTGCATGGCCTTCCTGGGCTGCCTACAGGCCCAGGAGCTCCAGGGACATGTCTCCATAATCCTGCTGGGAGCAACTGGGGACCTGGCCAAAAAATACTTATGGCAGGGACTGTTCCAGCTATACCTGGATGAGGCGGCAAAGGGCCCCAGTTTCAGCTTCCATGGGGCTGCTCTGACGCCCACCGAGCAGGGCCAAGAAGTCATGGCCAAGGTGCTGGAGTCCCTTTCCTGCCCCAAGGATGTGGCACCCGGCCACTGCGCTAACCTCAAGGACCAGTTCCAGCGGCTGAGCCAGTACCGCCAGCTGAACACAACGGAGGACTATGAGACTCTGAGCAAGGACATCGAGGCACGGGTCCAACGTGAGGGCCTCCAGGAGGCCGGCCGGATTTTCTACTTCTCCGTGCCGCCCTTCGCCTACGCGGACATCGCCCGAAGCATCAACAGCAGCTGCCGTCCGGGCCCAGGCGCCTGGCTGCGGGTCGTCCTTGAGAAACCCTTCGGCCATGACCTCCCCTCAGCCCAGCAGCTGGCCGCGGAACTGGGAAGCGTTTTCCAGGAGGAGGAGATGTACCGGGTGGACCATTACCTGGGCAAGCAG GCCTTGGCTCAGATCCTGCCTTTCCGAGACCAGAATCGCAAGGCCCTGGAAGGCCTCTGGAACCGGCACCACGTAGAGCGGGTGGAGATCATCGTGAAAGAGACTGTGGACGCCAAAG GTCGCACCAGCTTCTATGAGGAGTACGGTGTCATTCGGGACATCCTGCAGAACCACCTGACCGAGATCCTCACCCTGGTGGCCATGGAGCTGCCCCACAATGTCAGCAGCTCGCAGGCCGTGCTGCAGCACAAGCTGCAGGCCTTCCAGGCGCTGCGGGGCCTCAGGAGGAGCAGCGCTGTCGTGGGCCAGTACCAGGCTTACAGCCAGCAGGTGCGCAGCGAGCTGCACAAGCCAAGCAGCTTCCACAGCCGGACACCGACCTTCGCAG GCGTCCTCATTCACATGGACAACCTTCGCTGGGAGGGCGTCCCTTTCCTCCTGATGTCTGGCAAAGCCTTGGACGAGAGAGTGGGCTACGTCCGGGTCTTGTTCAAGAACCGGGCATACTGTGCCCAGAGCGAGGAGCGCTGGGCCGGGGCCCAGAGCCGGTGCTTGCCACAGCAGATTGTCTTTCACATCGGGCACGGCGCACTGGGCAGCCCCGCCGTGCTGGTCAGCCGGAACCTGTTCCGGCCCACCCTGCCGTCCAGCAGCTGGAAGGAGGTGGAGGGCCGGCCGGAGCTCCGCCTTTTCGGCCTCCCTCTGTCCGATTACTACGCCTACAGCCCGGTGCGGGAGCAAGACGCCTACTCCACCCTCATATCGCACATCTTCCACGGCCGCAAGGATTCCTTCATCACCACGGAGAACTTGCTGGCGTCCTGGCTCTTCTGGACCCCCTTGCTGGACAGCCTGGCCCACGAGACCCCACGCCTCTACCCAGGAGGATCCGAGAACGGGCATCTGCTGGACTTTGAGTTCAGCGGCAGCCAGTTAGCCTTTTCCCTGCAGCAAGCAGAGCAGCTGGTGCCTGGGCCAGGTGCTGCTCCGATGCCCAGTGACTTCCAGGTTCTCACGGCCACCTACCGAGACAGCCCCCTGGTTGCAGCCTGGCCCGAGGAGCTGATCGTGAAGCTGGCTGACGACATTGAGGCCACGGCTGCAAATGCGGTGCGGCGTTTTGGCCAGTTCCACCTGGCGCTCTCGGGCGGCTCCAGCCCCGTAGCCCTGTTTCAGCAGCTGGCCACGGGGCACTACAGCTTTCCCTGGGCACACACGCACCTGTGGCTGGTGGACGAGCGCTGCGTCCCGCTCTGGGATCCTGAGTCCAACTTCCAGGGCCTGCAGACTCACCTACTGCAGCACGTCAGGGTGCCCTACTACAACGTCCACCCCATGCCGGTGCACCTGCACCAGCGGCTCTGCGCCGAGGAGGACCAGGGCGCCCAGGTCTACGCGGAGGAGATCTCAGCCCTGGTCACCAACGGCAGCTTCGACCTGGTGCTGTTGGGCATGGGCACCGACGGGCACACAGCCTCCCTCTTCCCGCAGTCGCCCACCGGCCTGGACGGTGAGCCGCTGGTCGTGCTGACTGAGAGCCCCATCGGGCCACACCACCGCATGAGCCTCAGCCTGCCCCTCATCAACCGTGCCCGGAAGGTGGTGGTTCTGGTCATGGGCCGGTTGAAGCGTGAGATCACCATGCTGGTGAGCCGTGTGGGCCATGAACCCAAGAAGTGGCCCATTTCGGGCGTCTTGCCTGACTCTGGCCAGCTGGTTTGGTACATGGACTATGAGGCGTTTTTGGGCTGA
- the H6PD gene encoding GDH/6PGL endoplasmic bifunctional protein isoform X2, translating to MCPPELPLPPGQKQRLEAHSAPGPLAGQCPQLCGGQQSCAFKGTSVTPMSSEDPEVQRGYIRLPGFWKMLTVAVCMAFLGCLQAQELQGHVSIILLGATGDLAKKYLWQGLFQLYLDEAAKGPSFSFHGAALTPTEQGQEVMAKVLESLSCPKDVAPGHCANLKDQFQRLSQYRQLNTTEDYETLSKDIEARVQREGLQEAGRIFYFSVPPFAYADIARSINSSCRPGPGAWLRVVLEKPFGHDLPSAQQLAAELGSVFQEEEMYRVDHYLGKQALAQILPFRDQNRKALEGLWNRHHVERVEIIVKETVDAKGRTSFYEEYGVIRDILQNHLTEILTLVAMELPHNVSSSQAVLQHKLQAFQALRGLRRSSAVVGQYQAYSQQVRSELHKPSSFHSRTPTFAGVLIHMDNLRWEGVPFLLMSGKALDERVGYVRVLFKNRAYCAQSEERWAGAQSRCLPQQIVFHIGHGALGSPAVLVSRNLFRPTLPSSSWKEVEGRPELRLFGLPLSDYYAYSPVREQDAYSTLISHIFHGRKDSFITTENLLASWLFWTPLLDSLAHETPRLYPGGSENGHLLDFEFSGSQLAFSLQQAEQLVPGPGAAPMPSDFQVLTATYRDSPLVAAWPEELIVKLADDIEATAANAVRRFGQFHLALSGGSSPVALFQQLATGHYSFPWAHTHLWLVDERCVPLWDPESNFQGLQTHLLQHVRVPYYNVHPMPVHLHQRLCAEEDQGAQVYAEEISALVTNGSFDLVLLGMGTDGHTASLFPQSPTGLDGEPLVVLTESPIGPHHRMSLSLPLINRARKVVVLVMGRLKREITMLVSRVGHEPKKWPISGVLPDSGQLVWYMDYEAFLG from the exons ATGTGCCCCCCAGAGCTACCTCTTCCACCTGGGCAAAAACAAAGACTGGAAGCCCATTCTGCCCCAGGCCCTCTGGCTGGCCAGTGTCCGCAGCTGTGTGGAGGTCAGCAGAGCTGTGCTTTCAAAG GTACCTCTGTTACTCCCATGTCAAGTGAGGACcctgaggtacagagaggttaTATA AGGCTGCCTGGCTTTTGGAAGATGCTCACAGTGGCAGTGTGCATGGCCTTCCTGGGCTGCCTACAGGCCCAGGAGCTCCAGGGACATGTCTCCATAATCCTGCTGGGAGCAACTGGGGACCTGGCCAAAAAATACTTATGGCAGGGACTGTTCCAGCTATACCTGGATGAGGCGGCAAAGGGCCCCAGTTTCAGCTTCCATGGGGCTGCTCTGACGCCCACCGAGCAGGGCCAAGAAGTCATGGCCAAGGTGCTGGAGTCCCTTTCCTGCCCCAAGGATGTGGCACCCGGCCACTGCGCTAACCTCAAGGACCAGTTCCAGCGGCTGAGCCAGTACCGCCAGCTGAACACAACGGAGGACTATGAGACTCTGAGCAAGGACATCGAGGCACGGGTCCAACGTGAGGGCCTCCAGGAGGCCGGCCGGATTTTCTACTTCTCCGTGCCGCCCTTCGCCTACGCGGACATCGCCCGAAGCATCAACAGCAGCTGCCGTCCGGGCCCAGGCGCCTGGCTGCGGGTCGTCCTTGAGAAACCCTTCGGCCATGACCTCCCCTCAGCCCAGCAGCTGGCCGCGGAACTGGGAAGCGTTTTCCAGGAGGAGGAGATGTACCGGGTGGACCATTACCTGGGCAAGCAG GCCTTGGCTCAGATCCTGCCTTTCCGAGACCAGAATCGCAAGGCCCTGGAAGGCCTCTGGAACCGGCACCACGTAGAGCGGGTGGAGATCATCGTGAAAGAGACTGTGGACGCCAAAG GTCGCACCAGCTTCTATGAGGAGTACGGTGTCATTCGGGACATCCTGCAGAACCACCTGACCGAGATCCTCACCCTGGTGGCCATGGAGCTGCCCCACAATGTCAGCAGCTCGCAGGCCGTGCTGCAGCACAAGCTGCAGGCCTTCCAGGCGCTGCGGGGCCTCAGGAGGAGCAGCGCTGTCGTGGGCCAGTACCAGGCTTACAGCCAGCAGGTGCGCAGCGAGCTGCACAAGCCAAGCAGCTTCCACAGCCGGACACCGACCTTCGCAG GCGTCCTCATTCACATGGACAACCTTCGCTGGGAGGGCGTCCCTTTCCTCCTGATGTCTGGCAAAGCCTTGGACGAGAGAGTGGGCTACGTCCGGGTCTTGTTCAAGAACCGGGCATACTGTGCCCAGAGCGAGGAGCGCTGGGCCGGGGCCCAGAGCCGGTGCTTGCCACAGCAGATTGTCTTTCACATCGGGCACGGCGCACTGGGCAGCCCCGCCGTGCTGGTCAGCCGGAACCTGTTCCGGCCCACCCTGCCGTCCAGCAGCTGGAAGGAGGTGGAGGGCCGGCCGGAGCTCCGCCTTTTCGGCCTCCCTCTGTCCGATTACTACGCCTACAGCCCGGTGCGGGAGCAAGACGCCTACTCCACCCTCATATCGCACATCTTCCACGGCCGCAAGGATTCCTTCATCACCACGGAGAACTTGCTGGCGTCCTGGCTCTTCTGGACCCCCTTGCTGGACAGCCTGGCCCACGAGACCCCACGCCTCTACCCAGGAGGATCCGAGAACGGGCATCTGCTGGACTTTGAGTTCAGCGGCAGCCAGTTAGCCTTTTCCCTGCAGCAAGCAGAGCAGCTGGTGCCTGGGCCAGGTGCTGCTCCGATGCCCAGTGACTTCCAGGTTCTCACGGCCACCTACCGAGACAGCCCCCTGGTTGCAGCCTGGCCCGAGGAGCTGATCGTGAAGCTGGCTGACGACATTGAGGCCACGGCTGCAAATGCGGTGCGGCGTTTTGGCCAGTTCCACCTGGCGCTCTCGGGCGGCTCCAGCCCCGTAGCCCTGTTTCAGCAGCTGGCCACGGGGCACTACAGCTTTCCCTGGGCACACACGCACCTGTGGCTGGTGGACGAGCGCTGCGTCCCGCTCTGGGATCCTGAGTCCAACTTCCAGGGCCTGCAGACTCACCTACTGCAGCACGTCAGGGTGCCCTACTACAACGTCCACCCCATGCCGGTGCACCTGCACCAGCGGCTCTGCGCCGAGGAGGACCAGGGCGCCCAGGTCTACGCGGAGGAGATCTCAGCCCTGGTCACCAACGGCAGCTTCGACCTGGTGCTGTTGGGCATGGGCACCGACGGGCACACAGCCTCCCTCTTCCCGCAGTCGCCCACCGGCCTGGACGGTGAGCCGCTGGTCGTGCTGACTGAGAGCCCCATCGGGCCACACCACCGCATGAGCCTCAGCCTGCCCCTCATCAACCGTGCCCGGAAGGTGGTGGTTCTGGTCATGGGCCGGTTGAAGCGTGAGATCACCATGCTGGTGAGCCGTGTGGGCCATGAACCCAAGAAGTGGCCCATTTCGGGCGTCTTGCCTGACTCTGGCCAGCTGGTTTGGTACATGGACTATGAGGCGTTTTTGGGCTGA
- the H6PD gene encoding GDH/6PGL endoplasmic bifunctional protein isoform X3, with protein MGETKLPGFWKMLTVAVCMAFLGCLQAQELQGHVSIILLGATGDLAKKYLWQGLFQLYLDEAAKGPSFSFHGAALTPTEQGQEVMAKVLESLSCPKDVAPGHCANLKDQFQRLSQYRQLNTTEDYETLSKDIEARVQREGLQEAGRIFYFSVPPFAYADIARSINSSCRPGPGAWLRVVLEKPFGHDLPSAQQLAAELGSVFQEEEMYRVDHYLGKQALAQILPFRDQNRKALEGLWNRHHVERVEIIVKETVDAKGRTSFYEEYGVIRDILQNHLTEILTLVAMELPHNVSSSQAVLQHKLQAFQALRGLRRSSAVVGQYQAYSQQVRSELHKPSSFHSRTPTFAGVLIHMDNLRWEGVPFLLMSGKALDERVGYVRVLFKNRAYCAQSEERWAGAQSRCLPQQIVFHIGHGALGSPAVLVSRNLFRPTLPSSSWKEVEGRPELRLFGLPLSDYYAYSPVREQDAYSTLISHIFHGRKDSFITTENLLASWLFWTPLLDSLAHETPRLYPGGSENGHLLDFEFSGSQLAFSLQQAEQLVPGPGAAPMPSDFQVLTATYRDSPLVAAWPEELIVKLADDIEATAANAVRRFGQFHLALSGGSSPVALFQQLATGHYSFPWAHTHLWLVDERCVPLWDPESNFQGLQTHLLQHVRVPYYNVHPMPVHLHQRLCAEEDQGAQVYAEEISALVTNGSFDLVLLGMGTDGHTASLFPQSPTGLDGEPLVVLTESPIGPHHRMSLSLPLINRARKVVVLVMGRLKREITMLVSRVGHEPKKWPISGVLPDSGQLVWYMDYEAFLG; from the exons GCTGCCTGGCTTTTGGAAGATGCTCACAGTGGCAGTGTGCATGGCCTTCCTGGGCTGCCTACAGGCCCAGGAGCTCCAGGGACATGTCTCCATAATCCTGCTGGGAGCAACTGGGGACCTGGCCAAAAAATACTTATGGCAGGGACTGTTCCAGCTATACCTGGATGAGGCGGCAAAGGGCCCCAGTTTCAGCTTCCATGGGGCTGCTCTGACGCCCACCGAGCAGGGCCAAGAAGTCATGGCCAAGGTGCTGGAGTCCCTTTCCTGCCCCAAGGATGTGGCACCCGGCCACTGCGCTAACCTCAAGGACCAGTTCCAGCGGCTGAGCCAGTACCGCCAGCTGAACACAACGGAGGACTATGAGACTCTGAGCAAGGACATCGAGGCACGGGTCCAACGTGAGGGCCTCCAGGAGGCCGGCCGGATTTTCTACTTCTCCGTGCCGCCCTTCGCCTACGCGGACATCGCCCGAAGCATCAACAGCAGCTGCCGTCCGGGCCCAGGCGCCTGGCTGCGGGTCGTCCTTGAGAAACCCTTCGGCCATGACCTCCCCTCAGCCCAGCAGCTGGCCGCGGAACTGGGAAGCGTTTTCCAGGAGGAGGAGATGTACCGGGTGGACCATTACCTGGGCAAGCAG GCCTTGGCTCAGATCCTGCCTTTCCGAGACCAGAATCGCAAGGCCCTGGAAGGCCTCTGGAACCGGCACCACGTAGAGCGGGTGGAGATCATCGTGAAAGAGACTGTGGACGCCAAAG GTCGCACCAGCTTCTATGAGGAGTACGGTGTCATTCGGGACATCCTGCAGAACCACCTGACCGAGATCCTCACCCTGGTGGCCATGGAGCTGCCCCACAATGTCAGCAGCTCGCAGGCCGTGCTGCAGCACAAGCTGCAGGCCTTCCAGGCGCTGCGGGGCCTCAGGAGGAGCAGCGCTGTCGTGGGCCAGTACCAGGCTTACAGCCAGCAGGTGCGCAGCGAGCTGCACAAGCCAAGCAGCTTCCACAGCCGGACACCGACCTTCGCAG GCGTCCTCATTCACATGGACAACCTTCGCTGGGAGGGCGTCCCTTTCCTCCTGATGTCTGGCAAAGCCTTGGACGAGAGAGTGGGCTACGTCCGGGTCTTGTTCAAGAACCGGGCATACTGTGCCCAGAGCGAGGAGCGCTGGGCCGGGGCCCAGAGCCGGTGCTTGCCACAGCAGATTGTCTTTCACATCGGGCACGGCGCACTGGGCAGCCCCGCCGTGCTGGTCAGCCGGAACCTGTTCCGGCCCACCCTGCCGTCCAGCAGCTGGAAGGAGGTGGAGGGCCGGCCGGAGCTCCGCCTTTTCGGCCTCCCTCTGTCCGATTACTACGCCTACAGCCCGGTGCGGGAGCAAGACGCCTACTCCACCCTCATATCGCACATCTTCCACGGCCGCAAGGATTCCTTCATCACCACGGAGAACTTGCTGGCGTCCTGGCTCTTCTGGACCCCCTTGCTGGACAGCCTGGCCCACGAGACCCCACGCCTCTACCCAGGAGGATCCGAGAACGGGCATCTGCTGGACTTTGAGTTCAGCGGCAGCCAGTTAGCCTTTTCCCTGCAGCAAGCAGAGCAGCTGGTGCCTGGGCCAGGTGCTGCTCCGATGCCCAGTGACTTCCAGGTTCTCACGGCCACCTACCGAGACAGCCCCCTGGTTGCAGCCTGGCCCGAGGAGCTGATCGTGAAGCTGGCTGACGACATTGAGGCCACGGCTGCAAATGCGGTGCGGCGTTTTGGCCAGTTCCACCTGGCGCTCTCGGGCGGCTCCAGCCCCGTAGCCCTGTTTCAGCAGCTGGCCACGGGGCACTACAGCTTTCCCTGGGCACACACGCACCTGTGGCTGGTGGACGAGCGCTGCGTCCCGCTCTGGGATCCTGAGTCCAACTTCCAGGGCCTGCAGACTCACCTACTGCAGCACGTCAGGGTGCCCTACTACAACGTCCACCCCATGCCGGTGCACCTGCACCAGCGGCTCTGCGCCGAGGAGGACCAGGGCGCCCAGGTCTACGCGGAGGAGATCTCAGCCCTGGTCACCAACGGCAGCTTCGACCTGGTGCTGTTGGGCATGGGCACCGACGGGCACACAGCCTCCCTCTTCCCGCAGTCGCCCACCGGCCTGGACGGTGAGCCGCTGGTCGTGCTGACTGAGAGCCCCATCGGGCCACACCACCGCATGAGCCTCAGCCTGCCCCTCATCAACCGTGCCCGGAAGGTGGTGGTTCTGGTCATGGGCCGGTTGAAGCGTGAGATCACCATGCTGGTGAGCCGTGTGGGCCATGAACCCAAGAAGTGGCCCATTTCGGGCGTCTTGCCTGACTCTGGCCAGCTGGTTTGGTACATGGACTATGAGGCGTTTTTGGGCTGA